The following proteins are encoded in a genomic region of Vibrio spartinae:
- a CDS encoding aminotransferase-like domain-containing protein, which produces MSLYKMMASQLIREIEAGQLPEGSRLPSLRQFAKQQAVSMSTAVSCYQELESQGWIHARPQAGYYVSPLCHQHHTPQWAQFVSRVSQVRQRYVSPAGHNGPLGISTTYLDDVALNALKQSFRRVSKRLGQRLNQYPHPQGEPSLRHALSTHFAKLGLHLTPDELVITSGCMPAIKLAVEACTQVGDAIAISSPCFSGILDLLGQMGRQIVEIPSLDEGIDLDQLEQHLRQGSVKAGIFCTSHMNPQGITMSVQQKRQLAALANHYQVPIIEDDVYLELSYAEHTPLPAKYYDQGGYILWCGSISKSLSPSYRLGWCLPGRFTTAYVQQYTAAFFGVSLPIQLAVADFIESGHYAKQLKRRRNRLLNLKQAYLSFLSARLPDEVKISNPQGGMVLWLQVPHLNHTRFAALIEAYQIDIRLGELFSTLSLYDDCFRINIGFELTQDVEEALNLLVEAIKQSSGVEDEV; this is translated from the coding sequence ATGAGTTTGTATAAGATGATGGCGAGTCAATTGATACGCGAGATTGAAGCGGGGCAGTTGCCGGAGGGAAGTCGTCTGCCTTCACTACGACAATTCGCGAAACAACAAGCCGTCAGCATGTCTACAGCGGTGAGTTGTTACCAAGAACTGGAATCTCAAGGTTGGATCCATGCGCGTCCTCAGGCTGGGTATTATGTGTCGCCCTTGTGTCATCAACATCACACACCGCAGTGGGCGCAGTTTGTGAGTCGGGTTTCTCAGGTCAGGCAAAGATACGTTTCTCCTGCCGGACACAACGGACCACTCGGGATTTCAACGACCTATCTGGATGATGTGGCGCTGAATGCGCTTAAGCAGAGTTTTCGGCGCGTTAGCAAGCGACTCGGGCAGCGACTCAATCAATATCCTCATCCGCAGGGGGAACCATCACTACGTCATGCCCTCAGTACTCATTTTGCCAAGCTCGGGCTTCATCTCACCCCAGATGAACTGGTGATCACATCCGGGTGTATGCCGGCAATCAAATTGGCAGTCGAAGCTTGTACGCAAGTCGGGGATGCGATTGCCATCAGTTCACCCTGTTTTAGCGGTATTTTAGATTTGCTTGGCCAAATGGGGCGTCAGATTGTCGAAATCCCATCATTGGACGAAGGGATCGATCTGGACCAACTTGAACAGCATTTACGCCAAGGCAGTGTGAAAGCCGGTATTTTCTGCACATCGCATATGAACCCGCAAGGGATCACGATGTCTGTTCAGCAAAAGCGGCAGTTGGCGGCGCTGGCAAACCATTACCAAGTGCCGATCATCGAAGATGATGTCTATCTTGAGCTCTCTTATGCTGAACACACGCCTTTACCCGCCAAGTATTATGATCAAGGTGGTTACATCCTGTGGTGTGGTTCGATATCGAAAAGCTTATCGCCCAGCTATCGTTTGGGCTGGTGTTTGCCCGGTCGGTTCACCACAGCGTATGTGCAGCAGTATACGGCTGCTTTCTTTGGTGTTTCTTTGCCGATTCAGCTTGCTGTAGCTGATTTTATTGAATCTGGTCACTATGCCAAACAATTGAAACGCCGGCGCAACCGGTTACTCAATTTAAAACAAGCGTATCTCAGTTTTTTATCGGCGCGCTTGCCTGACGAAGTGAAGATCAGCAATCCTCAAGGGGGGATGGTACTCTGGCTACAAGTACCTCATCTCAATCACACCCGGTTTGCTGCGCTGATTGAAGCCTATCAGATTGACATTCGGTTGGGGGAGCTCTTCAGTACGCTGTCACTCTACGATGATTGTTTCCGAATCAATATCGGTTTTGAACTCACTCAGGATGTGGAGGAGGCGTTAAATCTTTTGGTCGAGGCGATCAAGCAATCGAGTGGCGTTGAAGATGAGGTTTGA
- a CDS encoding DUF6622 family protein produces the protein MTVLSILEGTPMWVWILFVFLLLRGVIALHDREMEIKRLFLLPVVFLFWGGAGVVNELHFPNIGLVCSAIGLLSGGAVGWMLWRRTPRLKFITGTALVIRPGTTLTLIFILIAFLTKFVLTACLSIFPEYSLSLNFNLIYGFLCGVIDGVFWGGTLNLYFSRREYIERTVTS, from the coding sequence ATGACTGTTCTCAGTATTTTGGAAGGTACACCCATGTGGGTATGGATTCTTTTCGTCTTTTTGCTATTAAGAGGCGTTATAGCATTACACGACCGGGAAATGGAAATAAAAAGGCTATTTTTACTGCCTGTTGTATTTTTATTCTGGGGAGGAGCCGGAGTTGTTAATGAGTTGCACTTTCCTAACATTGGATTAGTCTGTTCTGCAATTGGATTATTGAGTGGTGGAGCCGTAGGATGGATGTTATGGCGAAGAACCCCTCGGTTGAAATTTATTACTGGAACAGCGCTCGTAATTAGACCTGGAACTACACTAACACTCATTTTCATTCTTATAGCATTTTTAACTAAATTCGTATTGACTGCTTGTTTGTCTATATTTCCCGAGTATAGCCTCAGTCTAAACTTTAATTTAATTTATGGATTTCTATGCGGAGTTATTGATGGTGTGTTTTGGGGGGGAACCTTAAATCTCTATTTTTCGCGCAGAGAATATATAGAACGGACTGTTACAAGTTGA
- a CDS encoding citrate/2-methylcitrate synthase, translating into MNEQIDQFDIDNNQLLVRSENVIKLAQNYSFLSNVWFILTGNRITESEVSKLVEEQIALIKSKDIIQIIDSTYQLLQYDQHLSVFQRFSFILGVIERFIGTEDLNDFLSEDKSLGIVLLMPLFITLATGRYPEPKLIDNIQDSQSFVHEFWNALQPKANLITLSKFKLEQFMSLLIGGFGVVTPTTAAIRFIASTKSRIGASLVGSFCATGPSHMGACKFSTMRFVSIKSELEQGNIELAAKKYCTDKPWPGFGHPVMLRDPRCDAFFDDSTGSMAPFKELSEVITNQTGLKPNVDFMIGSVMSKLNVESEASLLGFFSCRIPTLIAHYRLRYRDHSFGLKSEDLRAKYKKVPESWL; encoded by the coding sequence ATGAATGAGCAAATAGACCAATTCGATATTGATAATAATCAGTTACTTGTAAGGTCAGAAAATGTAATAAAGTTGGCACAAAATTATTCTTTTTTATCTAATGTGTGGTTCATTCTGACGGGAAATCGGATAACAGAATCAGAGGTTAGTAAATTGGTAGAGGAGCAAATAGCGCTGATTAAATCGAAAGATATTATCCAGATCATTGATAGTACATATCAACTATTACAATATGATCAACACTTAAGTGTGTTTCAGCGTTTCTCATTTATTCTTGGCGTAATTGAGCGGTTTATTGGAACGGAAGATTTGAATGACTTTTTGAGTGAAGATAAATCTTTAGGGATAGTGTTGCTAATGCCTCTCTTTATTACTTTAGCTACAGGTAGATATCCCGAACCAAAATTAATCGATAATATTCAGGATAGTCAGTCATTCGTACATGAATTCTGGAATGCACTACAGCCTAAAGCAAATCTTATTACATTAAGTAAGTTCAAGCTTGAACAATTTATGTCACTTCTAATAGGTGGCTTTGGGGTCGTTACTCCAACCACTGCAGCAATTCGGTTTATTGCAAGCACAAAAAGTCGGATTGGGGCATCTCTGGTAGGAAGCTTTTGTGCTACTGGACCATCACATATGGGGGCCTGTAAATTTAGTACTATGCGTTTCGTTAGCATCAAATCTGAACTTGAGCAAGGAAACATTGAATTAGCAGCGAAAAAGTATTGTACAGATAAACCATGGCCCGGTTTTGGACATCCAGTTATGCTCAGAGATCCTCGTTGTGATGCCTTCTTTGATGATAGCACTGGCTCAATGGCTCCATTCAAAGAATTATCCGAAGTGATCACAAATCAAACAGGTTTAAAGCCTAATGTTGACTTCATGATAGGCAGCGTAATGAGTAAATTAAACGTGGAATCAGAGGCCAGTTTGCTCGGTTTTTTTTCATGCAGGATTCCGACTCTTATTGCTCATTATCGTTTGCGTTATAGAGATCATTCATTCGGGCTTAAATCCGAGGACTTAAGAGCAAAATACAAAAAGGTTCCAGAGTCATGGCTATAA
- a CDS encoding AMP-binding protein, with amino-acid sequence MTDYNCATSFMAHRAELEQTTGISYTCYEEFSKSVIAGSQLPMEWVAHNKRDYSGPMLLGATSGTTGQLKCIKVALKSRNDSVSPSEHNLIVNFRTHGVFCPGDVVGNLFTINLFSSLHYSACEILKNCKSSVIPVGDISLLGQTHFDYLNDVGLTVLFGVPTTIIQFVEHMERLGRSIPIDKVVFTGEPMLPAHTKYLRRRLGDELQIFGLYGLSECGFIGMSLKDDPNCYQLFDEDYFFEYTSDDGLLATSLDDQSTSTLIRYPIGDFGDLTLSNGKLYFKNIRRKPIEFNFMGNLISHELVASRINAIARIPTIQIVLSLTDELQELMTIKLCAEQLDHNVLANIERNVSEIPEIFEAYMKNRGRISVVVVSLNDFEYSARGKLLLVCDKRITK; translated from the coding sequence ATGACTGACTATAACTGTGCTACTAGCTTTATGGCACATCGGGCTGAATTGGAACAAACCACAGGAATATCTTACACATGTTATGAAGAGTTTTCCAAATCGGTTATTGCCGGTTCTCAGCTACCCATGGAATGGGTAGCTCATAACAAACGCGATTATTCTGGACCGATGTTATTAGGTGCGACAAGCGGAACAACTGGGCAACTTAAATGTATTAAGGTCGCTCTTAAATCGCGGAACGATTCAGTTTCACCGTCTGAACATAATTTGATAGTAAACTTTCGAACGCATGGAGTTTTTTGCCCGGGAGATGTTGTCGGGAATTTATTTACAATCAATTTGTTCTCGTCTCTACATTATTCTGCGTGCGAGATACTTAAGAACTGTAAATCGAGTGTGATACCTGTCGGGGATATTTCACTCTTGGGTCAGACACATTTTGATTATCTAAATGATGTAGGGTTGACAGTATTGTTTGGTGTACCGACGACGATAATTCAGTTTGTTGAGCATATGGAGCGTTTAGGTCGTTCGATACCGATAGATAAAGTGGTTTTTACTGGTGAGCCGATGTTGCCTGCTCATACCAAATATCTGAGAAGACGATTAGGAGACGAGCTACAGATCTTTGGATTGTATGGGCTGTCTGAGTGTGGTTTTATTGGTATGTCATTAAAAGACGACCCAAACTGTTATCAGCTCTTCGATGAAGATTATTTTTTTGAATATACAAGTGATGATGGTCTATTGGCTACTTCTCTAGATGATCAATCTACATCTACGCTTATTCGCTATCCGATTGGTGATTTTGGTGATCTAACTTTAAGTAACGGTAAACTTTACTTCAAAAACATTAGGAGAAAACCAATTGAATTCAATTTTATGGGCAATCTGATCAGTCATGAGTTAGTTGCTTCGAGAATTAATGCTATTGCTCGGATACCTACGATTCAGATTGTTTTATCTCTTACTGATGAATTGCAGGAGTTGATGACGATAAAGTTATGTGCTGAACAACTTGACCACAATGTACTTGCTAATATTGAAAGAAACGTGAGCGAGATACCTGAGATTTTTGAAGCCTATATGAAAAACCGAGGAAGGATATCAGTTGTTGTGGTGAGCTTAAATGATTTCGAATATTCAGCCCGGGGGAAACTATTATTAGTTTGTGATAAAAGGATAACTAAATGA
- a CDS encoding class I SAM-dependent methyltransferase: MSDLLVDLTPEHYEKFAVEGTLPWNNYLKQRILEEIKDITSDQKSLLDIGMGTGHMLFDLLGENQLNEFKFNGADLDPEMVGFCLAKVKDLDLEDKVNIVEANVSKLPFADRSFSLIYARSVIHHWAEPELGMQELCRVLDLGGTLLIHEPLSDASAEALELFNKSRHECGVCDMSTEEKYTFDGIGKLIQCCESPAFKCTATLGEGIAALGCEILIKRVK, encoded by the coding sequence ATGTCTGATTTACTAGTAGATTTAACCCCAGAACATTATGAAAAATTTGCAGTTGAAGGAACTCTTCCATGGAATAATTATCTTAAGCAACGCATTTTGGAAGAAATTAAAGACATTACTTCAGATCAGAAATCATTGCTAGATATTGGCATGGGTACTGGTCACATGCTCTTTGATTTACTGGGCGAGAATCAATTGAATGAATTCAAATTTAACGGTGCAGACTTAGACCCTGAAATGGTCGGATTTTGCTTAGCAAAAGTTAAAGATTTAGACCTAGAAGACAAGGTCAACATCGTTGAAGCAAACGTGAGCAAATTACCTTTCGCTGACCGATCTTTCTCTTTAATTTATGCACGTTCTGTAATTCATCACTGGGCTGAACCAGAACTCGGTATGCAAGAACTATGTCGTGTACTTGATCTTGGTGGAACCCTACTCATTCACGAGCCATTATCGGATGCTAGTGCAGAGGCTCTTGAACTATTTAATAAGTCACGTCATGAATGCGGCGTATGTGATATGTCTACTGAAGAAAAATATACGTTTGATGGTATTGGCAAACTAATCCAGTGCTGTGAATCACCTGCCTTCAAATGTACAGCTACTCTAGGTGAAGGTATCGCAGCCTTAGGATGTGAAATTTTGATCAAACGGGTGAAATAA
- a CDS encoding AMP-binding protein — MMSMKSLLNRKWSVKFFDNIYSSVEVERMALSCAWEISQSVEKLGVNGTDKLFVFVIRNNLEGMLSYFTASLLRVRAFIVNVNDLSIVQETIDSSAIATYVMHKDIREIVALNQRISVSFGGEISLPVNGYELAESHYACARFYFCTSGTTSRPKLIQYHEDKLIGNAVHVAEYLTLNSNDKTLCFFPVQYMYGLSTMLCSFISEGDLFFDLYNISTIGELVERNKITNLPLIGDWMLPISKIFEKRNIKLKNILNASDRLLTVQAKSMIPYCEVLWNNFGQTESGPRIFCNKLTSVTDIENTSYVGVVAPGKVMVPEIKVQLSQGEELDSDCGYHMVYQSPFSFDGYVNSVLELSPKPEWINSGDLFKMDSNGYYYWISRSVNEFKYNGKFVPIQLISNDILLYVGNLKHYFKKDDLGKIKLIMDNDISESELNRVKNILEGEWYHYSIEIIARKIQRTRTGKIKIHS, encoded by the coding sequence ATGATGTCAATGAAATCCCTTTTAAATAGAAAGTGGTCGGTTAAATTTTTCGATAATATCTATTCTTCAGTTGAGGTTGAAAGAATGGCCTTAAGTTGTGCCTGGGAAATCAGCCAAAGTGTCGAAAAGTTGGGAGTAAATGGTACTGATAAACTTTTTGTCTTTGTAATTCGTAATAACTTGGAAGGTATGCTGAGTTATTTCACTGCATCTTTGCTTCGGGTAAGGGCATTCATAGTCAATGTTAATGATCTCAGTATAGTCCAAGAAACGATCGATAGTTCTGCTATTGCAACGTATGTTATGCATAAAGATATCCGAGAAATTGTTGCTCTAAATCAGCGGATAAGTGTGTCATTCGGTGGTGAAATATCTCTGCCTGTGAATGGATATGAGTTAGCAGAATCGCATTATGCCTGTGCCCGGTTTTATTTCTGTACTTCAGGTACAACGAGCAGACCGAAATTGATTCAGTATCACGAAGATAAACTGATCGGGAATGCTGTTCATGTGGCAGAGTATTTAACTCTGAATTCAAATGATAAAACTCTTTGCTTTTTCCCGGTTCAGTATATGTATGGGTTATCCACCATGTTGTGCAGCTTCATATCTGAGGGAGATTTATTTTTTGATTTGTATAACATCAGTACAATAGGTGAATTGGTAGAAAGAAACAAAATCACAAATCTTCCATTAATTGGTGATTGGATGTTGCCGATTAGTAAGATATTTGAGAAAAGAAATATTAAGCTGAAAAATATTCTTAATGCTTCTGATCGACTTCTTACAGTTCAGGCTAAAAGTATGATTCCATATTGTGAAGTGCTTTGGAATAATTTTGGTCAAACTGAATCAGGACCCAGAATATTCTGTAATAAACTGACTTCTGTTACCGATATTGAGAACACTAGTTATGTTGGGGTTGTCGCTCCAGGTAAAGTTATGGTACCTGAAATAAAGGTACAATTATCACAAGGCGAAGAACTGGATTCAGATTGTGGTTATCATATGGTTTATCAATCCCCATTTTCTTTTGATGGTTATGTTAACTCTGTTCTTGAATTGAGTCCAAAACCAGAATGGATCAATTCCGGTGATTTATTCAAGATGGACTCTAATGGGTATTATTACTGGATATCGCGTTCAGTGAATGAATTTAAATATAATGGGAAGTTCGTCCCTATTCAACTTATATCGAATGATATATTACTTTATGTTGGCAATCTCAAACATTATTTTAAAAAAGATGACTTAGGGAAAATTAAACTGATCATGGATAATGATATTTCCGAGTCAGAGCTGAATAGAGTTAAAAATATTCTTGAAGGAGAATGGTATCATTATTCTATTGAAATTATTGCTAGGAAAATTCAAAGAACAAGAACAGGGAAAATCAAAATTCATAGTTGA